The sequence TCGAGACGGACGGGTCGTCGCGTCTGCGGGCGCGGAGGTGGTCGCTGCGCGATGTGCCGGGCGGGAACGCCGGGGCGCCGGTGATGTCGCTGCGGCCGAGGATCCATATCTTCGGCCGGGCGGCGTGCGCCAGATCGTCCAGGAGCGCCGCCGTGATGCCGCGGGACCCGCCCGCCGCGACGATGACGCTCGTGTCGTCGAGCGGCGGGGACGGCGTCGCCGGCGGTTCGGGTGCGGGCGTGGGAAGCGGCTCGAAACGGTCCGCGCCGACACGGAGAACGATCCCCGTGGTGGAGTGCCGTCCGAGCTCCTCGCCCCAGTGGCGCAGGCCGCCTTCCGGCGTGTCGGCGTCGGACAGGACGCAGAGGACCGTGGCGTCCGGAAGGTCGCAGGCCACGGTCTTGCCGAAGCCGGTGAACAGTCCGGCCCGGCCGACCGGCAGCCCGTGGGCGACCGCGTTGTAGAGAAGCGTCGCCACGCTGCCGTGGCCCAGCTCGTCGAAGCACTCCTTGAGGGCGAGGAAGGCCAGTTCGTGGAGGCCCAGGACGTCGGCGTCGGAGTCGGCGACGATCCGCAGGTGCCGGGGCCGCCAGCCCGCCGCCGCGACCAGGCCGGCGATGACGCCCTCGCCCGGTGCGGCCGTGTGCACGCCGGGACGTTCCGGACCGTCGGCCGTGGAGACCACGAGCGTGTGCGGCGGGAGCGTCGCGGGCGGTACCGACCCGTTGGTGAGAACGAGGCAGTGGTCGGGGAACGTCTCGACCGCCTCATCGGCGGCCACGGCCTGCACGGACCGGTACGCGAGGGCGTAACGATGGACGACCTCTGACTCCGGGGGAGCGGGCGGGGCCGTGTCCGGGGAGGCGGCGACGGCCAGGCGCGCCGTGCGGCCGGTGAAGGGGTCCGTCCAGGACACCGTCGCGTCCTCGCGCCGCAAGACGTGGGCCAGGACGGCGAATGCCGAGTCGGCCGCCATGTAGCTGCGCCGTTCGAGCGGCTTGGGGCGGGCGCCGTCCGTATCGACGACGGTCGTATCGCCGAGCGTGGCGAGCACCGGCAGGTCGTTGCGCAGGGCGTGGGACCGCCGCGTCAGCGCGAAGCACACCGCCGTCTCGCCCAGTTCGTCGACGCCGTCGAACGCGGGCAGGACGAGGTCGGCCCACGCCGCGTCGCTGTGGGCGTTGACGCAGACCACCAAGGCGAGGTCGAGGTCGCCGGAGGCCAGGTGATCACAGGCCGCCCGCAGTGCGTCCAGGCTGGAACACGTGCCGGTGTCGCAGTTCATCGCCAGGCCGTGGAGGTCCAGCGCGGCGGCCACGCGCGCCGGGATCAGCGACGGCATGCCGCCGGGGAAGGCGTCCTCGGTGGCCGGTTCGATGGCGCCGCGCGCGTCGGCGGCGAAGCGGTCGAACGATTCGGCGAGCGACGGGTGCTGCGCGGTGCGCGGATCCACCACGTTGTCGCGGAGGTCGTCCAGCGCGCAGCGCACGGTGTGCCGTGCCGCGTGGGACGTGAGGCCGCAGTGCGCGCCGATCACTCCGCAGGTGTCCTTGAGCTCCGACCAGAACGGGCCGAGCTCGTCGTGGAGCCCGTCGACCGCCAGCAGGGCGAGCCGGTGGGACGGGTCGAGGGTCCGATGGGTCGCCGGAGGAGTCCGCAGCATGCGCAACGGCACCGGAGGCACCGTCGCGAACGCCGCCGGCGTCTCGCCCGCGCCCGAGACCAGCCAGGCCGAGACGTCCTGCCGGGACGGCCCTCCGGGCAGGACGGCGTTCCAGCCGACCAGCACGACCGGGTCGCGCCCGGCCGGCCTCGGGTCCGCCGCGAGGCCGGGGTGGTCGTCGGTGATCACGGCATGGGCGTTGGTGCCGCCGAAGCCGAAGGAGTTGACGGCCACGGTCCGGACACCGGTGTCCGGACGGGGCCAGGGCACCTGGCCGTCCGGGACGGTGACCCGGGGCGGCAGGTCCGGGCTGGGCGCGGTGACGGCGGGCCGCTGGGCGGGGATCGCCGAGCGCCGCAGCCCCTCCACGGCGTGGATCACCGACAGGACGCCCGACGGCCATCCGGTGTGCCCGATGAGCGACTTGTTCGACGTCATCACGAGGTCTTGGTCGTCCGGGAACACCGACGCCAGCGTGGCGAACTCGGTCTGGTCGCCGGCCCGCGTCCCGGTGCCGTGCGCGACGATCCACGAGACGTCCTCCGGTGACGGGCCCGCCCGGTAGGCGCGCCGGACGGCGAGCACCTGCCCCCGGCTGTTGGGCGCGTAGATCGCCTTGCCCTTGCCGTCGCAGGAGGTGCCGAGGCCGGTGAGCACGCCGAGCACCGGATCCCCGTCCGCACGCGCCCGTTCCAGGGTCTTGAGGACGACCACGGCGGCGCCGTCGGAGAACAGCGTCCCGTCGGCGGCGCTGTCGAAGGCGCGCACGGCGCCCGTGGGGCTGAACCCGCGAAGCGCGGCGAACAGGGCCATCGACCGCGGAGCGAGGGCGAGGGTGCCCCCGCAGACGGCGATGTCGCAGGCGCCCGAGCGCAGGCGGCGCATGCCGAGGTCGATGGCGTAGAGGGACGAACTGCACGCGGTGTCGACGACCATGACGTCGGACGGCGTCGGCAGGACGGATTCGGCCGCCGCCGTGATCGCGGCGTGCGGGAGGCAGCGGACGGGGTCCGGGGCGGCGTGGCGCAGGTGCTCGCGTGCCGCCCGGACGACCTCCTCGGCGTCCGGCGTCCCGGCGAGGCCCCGGCGCAGGGCGGCGAGGACCACCGAGTCCTCCAGATGCTGGCTTCCGTCGGGCGACGCCCCGATGTAGAGCGCGGTCCTGTCGGCCGGACGGCTGACCACGCCGTCCCACGCCTCCGCGAACGCCCTGCGCAGCCACGTGGTGTTGTGGTCCTCGGCGCGTACGGATTCCGGCGCGTCGGTGGTGACGAAGCCCAGCTCCGGTGCGTAGATGCGGTCGGGGGAGTGGTAGCTCTCCCCGGACCACCGCCGGCCGGGCTCCCGGAAGACCGGATCGCCGCTGGTGAGCAGCTTCCAGAGGGCGTCGGTGCCGTCGGCGCCGGGTACCACCGAGCCCGTGCCCACGATCGCGATCGCCTCGCCCGCGTTCACCGGCTCGATCTGTGCGGGCTCGGGCGCCGGCGGCGTCGGCAGGGGAGCGCCGATGCTGAGCCCGCCGTCGGCGAGCACGGTCTGACCGGTGATCCACCGTGCCCGTTCCGAGGCGAGGAACAGGACGAGGTCGGCGTACGCGCCCGGGTCGACGCGCGGTTCACCGGCCTCGGGGGACTCCCGCAGCGCCGGGCTCTCGACGCCGCAGGCGCAGTTGACCCGGATTCCGAGCGGGGCGAGCTCGACCGCGAGGTAGCGGGTCGCAGACTCCAGCGCCGCGTTGCCGATGCCCAGCGCCGCGTGCTCGCCGGGGACGAGACCGGAGCCGGTCGAGGACATCGTAACGACGGCGCCGCCGGGCCGCATGATCTCGGAGGCGAGGAGCGAGCAGTCGACGGCTCCCCGCACCGTGGTCTGCCAGGTCCGCGTCCAGTCGCGTCGCGTGGGTTCGCGCACGGGTGCGAGCGCGCCCGGCGCGGCGTTGTTGACCAGGACGTCGAGGGTCCCCGCCGTGGCCCGGATGTGATCCATCATCCGGCGCAGGTCATCGGGCTCGGCGACGGAACCGTGGAGGACTTCCACGCCGCCCCCGGCCCCGGTCAGCTCGGCGGCCGTCGCCTCGGCCGACTCGCCGGAGTCGTTGATGTAGACGCGGGCTCCGCCGAGCGCGAAGCGGGTGCTGATCGTTTTGCCGATCCCGTGGCCGCCGCCGGTGACGAGCACGGTCCTGCCGTCGAACTCCGACATGCCCCTCACCTCGCGTCGCGGTCGAGTCGGCGTCGGACCTCTTCGGCCACGTGGGCCAGCGTGGGGAAGTCGGACACTTTGAGGTCGTTGGTGTTGGGCAGCCCGAACCGTCCCGCCGCCCGCACGAGCAGTTCGGTCTGCTTGAGGGAGTCGACGCCGAGGTCAGCTTCGAGGTCGGAGTCGTCCTCCATGACCTCGACCGGGTAGCCGAGGACCTCGGCGTAGAGCGAGCGCAGGGCGTCGAGGACGTCCTCGGGCGGGGGGTCCCGTGGCTCGTCCGGCGCGGCGGCCCGCTCGTCCGTCGGCTCCGCCGGCGTCGGCCGCTGCGGCTCGGTCCGGTCTTCTCGCGGCTCGTCCCAGGTCCGGCAGTCGACCGAGGGCACGCTGCGGCGCACGACCTTGCTCATGATCTCGCCGGCCCCGCATTCGACGAAGTCGCGGACGCCGTGCGCGTGGAGCGTCCGGACCGCGTCCAGGAAGTCCACGGTCACGAGTTCCTGGTCGACCAGCGTCGCGCGGACGTCGTCGGCGTCGGTCAGGTGCCGGTGGTGCAGCGTGGAGTAGAGGTTCCGGGACAGGGGCCGCTGCGGGACGTCGCGGATCAGTTCCCGGTGCCGGGCCACGACCGGCGCCATGCGCGGTCCATGGAACGGGAACGGCGCGGGGAGCGCGGCGGCGGGCACGGCCAGCGCACGCGCGATCTCCCCGACACGCACCAGGGCGCCGGACGAGCCGGACACCACCGTCTGGTCCGGCGCGTTCCGGCACGCCACGGCGAGCGTCGGGTCGTCGGCGAGGTGGATCAGGGCCGAGGCCCGCGCGGCGTCGAGCCCGAGAGCGACCATGCCGCCGTCGCGGAAGGCGAGGTCCATGAGCGCCTCGTTCCGCGCCTGGAGGACCCGGGCGCCGTCGCTGATCGAGAAGGCTCCCGCGCAGGTGGCGGCGGCGATCTCGCCGAGACTGTGCCCGAGCAGCACGGCGTCGTCGGGGAGGTCGCGGCGGCGGGCCGCCCAGAGGCCGACCGAGGCGGCGAAGATGGCCGCCTGGAGCAGATCCGGCGCGTCGGCCGCGAGTTCCGCCGCCGACGCGTCCCCGTCCCCGCCGAGCAGCTTGTCGAGTCCGCCGTCGAGCGCGGCGGAGATCTCCTCCAGCACGGCGTCGGAGTCGGGCGAGGCGGTGCGGAGTTCATGCAGGATGCCCGGCCGGTAAGCGCCCTGACCAGGGAAGATGACGGCGGTTCCGCGCCGGATCGCCCGTCCGGGCGGGCCGTGCCCGTTCACCCGGGGGCCTGCGGTGGTCGACTCTGTTTCGCGTGGCATGCGCGTCCTTCCGGAATCGGGTGGATGACGGCTCCTTCTTCCCTGCCTACTCCGCGATCTGATTTCGATGCCAGGGCGTCGCGCGGTCCACATGTCACGCCTTTTCTGATTGTCACGACATGCCGCCGCCGACGTGCGGACGAGCGCACTGCGGAACGGCGACGGACTTCGCGCGTCGGCCGGGCCACGACCGAGAAGGCGTGACGTTCTCCGCATGCGTGACATGTCCGGGAGCGGAATCTCGTTGTTCTGCTCGGCCCTCGGCGAATTACTGGGATAGAGCCGTCCGTTCCGCGACCGGAAGTGCGGTCCGGGACGGCGAAAAGCACGTGAGCGTCAACGAGGGAAGGAGCCGGTGCCATGGCCTACACGGGCAGTTACCAGGCCCAAGTGTTCGCCGACGGAGGGAGTCCGTTCCCTTTCACACCGAAGGGGCTGGAAGAGGCGGCGCGGCGGGACCTGCCGCGCAGGTACTTCGACTACATCGCCGGCGGGGCGGGCCGCGAGCGGACCGTGGCGGCGAACGAGGCGGCGTTCGGCCGGTGGGGGATGACCTACCGGGTCCTGCGCGACGGAGCCGCCGCCGACGCGTCCACCACCGTGCTGGGCACGCCGATGAGCATGCCGGTGATGCTGGCCCCGGCGGGGGTGGCGGAGCTGGCGCACCCCGAGGCCGAGGTGGCGGCGGCGCGGGCGGCGGAGCGGGCCGGGGCCGTCCAGGTGCTGTCGGCGGTGACGTCGGCCTCGCTGGAGGAGGTCGCCCGCGCCGCTCCCCAGGGGCGCAGGTGGTTCCAGTTCGCGTGGCCCGACGACGAGAAGCTGGCCCGCTCGTTGATCGAGCGGGCCGAGGCCGCCGGATACGGCGCGCTGGTCGTGATGGGCGACTGCCACGTGGCGGGGTGGCGGACCCGGGAACTGTCCTCGGGCTTCTTCCCCTTCCAGCACGCGCACGGGCTCGGCAACTACATCTCGGACCGGCGGTTCTGGGAGCTGGCGGGGTTCGGCTCCGCGCCCGAGGACCGCGACCGCCTCACCCCGGAGATGATCGAGGCGGCGGCCTCGACGTGGAACCGGGTCTTCACCCGGCCCGCGCTCCTGCCCGCGGACGTGGCCCTGCTGCGTTCGTGGACCCGCCTCCCGATCGTCGTCAAGGGGGTGTGCCGTCCCGACGAGGCGGCGCGCCTGTGCGCGGCGGGCGTCGACGCCCTCATCGTGTCGAACCACGGCGGCAGGCAGCTCGACGGCGGAGTGGCGGCGCTGGACTGCCTGCCGCCGGTGGCCACGGCGGTCGCCGGACGCGTCCCCGTCCTGTTCGACTCCGGCGTCCGCACCGGCACCGACGTGCTGATCGCGCTGGCGCTGGGAGCCGACGCCGTGATGATCGGACGCCCGTGGCTGTACGGCCTGGCCGTCGGGGGACAGGCGGGAGTCGAGCACGTCCTGCGCAGCCTGCGCGAAGAGTTCACCGGCGCCCTCGCGCTGACCGGCCACCGGAGCTGCGCGTCGCTGTCGGCCGCCGACATCGTCGCCGTCGCTCCGCCCACCGATCCCGGAACCCCGGGGAAAGGAGCGACGTCATGACGACCCGCCACTCCGAACGCTACGGCGACGACGTCTTCAGCCATGCTCATGCCGACGAGCGGGAGCGCCTGGAGGCGCTGTGCGCGGTGCTCGATCCGGTCTCCTTCGAGGCCCTGGACGCGCTGCCGCGACGATCCGTGCGCCGCTGCCTGGAACTGGCGGCGGGCACCGGCTCGGTCGCGCGCCGGCTGGCCGAACGCCACCCCGCGGCGCAGGTCACCGCGACCGACCTGGACCTGCGCTTCCTGGACGCCGCCGGCCACGCCAACCTGGAGTACGTCCGCCACGACGTGACGTCGGACGGGTTCCCCGACGCGTCCTTCGATCTGATCCATGCCCGCTATCTGCTGTCCCACCTCCCCGAACGCGGCCGGGTCCTGGCCGACATCGCCGGATGGCTGGCCCCCGGGGGCCAGGTGGTCCTCGAAGAGTCGGCCCTGTTCCCGCTGTGGGCGGCACGCGACGAGACCTACCGCAGGGTGTCCATGGGCGTGTTCACGGTGCTCGCGGAGCGGATCGGCACCGACTGCGAGTGGCCGCTCGACCTGCCCCGCGAGGCGGCCGAGTGCGGCCTGACCGACGTCAAGATGCGCATCACCTGCCCCACCACGGCCCACGACACCCCGATGGGCCGGTTCTGGCGGCTGACGATCCGGCATCTGGGCCCGGCGATCACCGAGCTGCCCGGAATCGGCCCGGACGACGTTCCCGCCGTCATCGACCGGCTGTCGCGTCCGGGCCTCATCGAACCGGGGATGGCGACCGTCACCGTCACCGCGACCCGGCCGGCGTCCCCGGCACGCTGATCAGAGGTACAGGCCGGTGCCGTGCTCGGGACGCTCGTTGGCGACGGCGTGCAGGTCCCGCTCCCGCATGACCAGGTAGCTCTCGCCCTGGACGTCGACCTCGAACTGGTCGTCGGGGTGGTACAGGACGCGGTCGCCGACCTTCACCGTCCGCACGTGGTGGCCGACGCCGCACACCTCGCCCCACTGGAGCCGGTTGGACTGCTCGACCGTCGCGGGGATCACGATGCCGCCGCTGCTGCGGCGCTCGCCCGCGTCCTTCTCGCTCCGGATCATGACGCGGTCGTGCAGCATCTGGATCTCGAACTTGGCGGCGGACACGCGGCAGATTCTAGCCCCGGCCCGCGACCACGGCGTTCCACGCGTCCGTGACGATCGAGGTCAGGCCGGACCGGCGCGGGCGCCAGCCGAGATCGCGGCGGATCAGCGAAGCGTCGCCCACCAGCCGGGACGGCTCGGGCCGCGCCGGACGGTGCTCCACCGGCACCGGCCGTCCCGTCACGGCCGTCACCTCGGCGACCACAGCCGCCACGCTGACGGCCTCGTCCCCGCTCACGTTGTAGACGCGGTCCGCGCCCGGGACGGTCGCCGACAGCGCGGCGGCGTACGCGGCGGCGAGATCGTCCACGTGCACGTACGCGCGGACCGCCGACCCGTCCCCGTGCACCGCCAGCCGCTCCGCCCGGGACGCCGCGACCTCCAGCGCCGCCGGGACGAGCCGCGTCCGGTCCGGGTCGGGACGGCCGTCCACCGATCCCGCGACGTTGAACGTCCGCAGCACCGTCACGCCGATCGCCCCCGTCCGCGCGTGGAACCGCAGCAGGTGCTCGGCGGCGAGCTTGGACGCCCCGTACGGGCTGCGCGGATCGGGCACCCGGTCCTCGCCGACGGGCTCGGTGCCGCACGGCCCGTACACGGCGGCGGTGGACGCGAACACCACGCGCGGCGGGCGTCCCCCGCCGGGCAGCGCGGCCAGCAGGTTCGCGGTCCCGGTCGCGTTGACGGCGAAGAACCCCAGCGGCTCCTCGAACGAATCGCGGACGCGGGTGGCGGCGGCGAGGTGGCACACCCCGTCGAACGACGACCCGGCGAGCGCCGCCGCGAGCCCCGGCGGGTCCAGCAGGTCCCCGGCGACCGGCGCCACGTCCGGCGGCACCTCCCGCCGGACGTCCCGGACGAGCCCGGACACCTCGTGCCCGTCCGCCGCGAGCCGCCGCGCCACCGCGTACCCGACGTGACCGCCCGCGCCCGTCACCAGGACCCGCATGTCAACTCCTCACCGTAAGGGCGCCACCCGCGCGTACACGCCGGGGTAACCGGGACGCGCGCACCCGTACGCCCAGGACGTCAGCGCCACCAGCCGTCCGCCGGCGAGCAGCGGCCCGCCGCTGTCGAACTGGCACGTGTCGGCGGCCGGGGACCCCGCGCAGAGCATGTCGGCCGCGTCGTAGTCGCCGCCGTAGGCCCGGCGGCAGGCCGCGTCGCCGGGCAGCGGGACGTCCGCCGCGCGCAGGCGCGTGTTGAACAGGTCCTTCTCACTGCGCAGGCCCCAGCCGAGGATCCGGCCCGTCCGCGCGCCGCCCGCCGTGCCGACGGGGACGGGCGTGCGCGCCACCCGCCGCGCCAGCGTCAGCTCGGCGAGGTCGTGGTGCTCGACGGTCTCGCCCCGGAAGTCGCCCTCGCGGAACCGCGCGTCGACGCGGATCCTCTTCACGGCGATCCGCTCGCCGCCGCCGGACACGAGGTCGGACCGTCCGAACGTCACGGTCATCAGCCCCGGCGCGAACTTGAACAGCGCGGCGCAGTGCGCGGCCGTCAGCACCCGGTCCGGCGCGACGAGCGCGCCGCCGCAGAACTGCCCGCCCGGACGGACGAGGAACAGCGGCGACCCCACCGCCGCCAGCCACGGGTACCGGGACGCGTCGGCGGGCGTCCCGCCCACCATGGCCGCCGCGGGGGCCGCCCCCATGACCCCCGCCGCGACTCCCAGAGCGACCAGGGTCCGGGGGAGAAGGTCCATTCCGGCAATCTAGGCGACGGACCGCCGCCCCGCACCCGCTCCGGCGTTTTCCCCGTCCGGAGCGTTCTCATACCGGGGGAACAGCAGCAGCGCGACCAGCGCCAGGACGAGCCCGCCGCCGCGCAACGCGAACGGGACCGGATCGCCCGGCCACCGCTCCTGGAACAGGATCATGCTGCTGACCAGCAGATACGTCCGGCCGATGACGGTCAGGACGCTCGCCACCACCGACAGCCGACACCGCTGCACCGCCACCTGGAGCTGGACCAGCGCGATGACCGCGAACACGACCGTCAGGTACGGGTACGGCGACCGCGCCACCGCCGCGACGCTCTGCGTGTCGTGGTAGAGGATCGCCATCCCCCGGATCCCCGCCTCGGCGAGCCCCGCGCACGCCCCCGACCCGATCCCGTACGCGACCCCGGCGAGCCGCCGCGCGTGCCGTCCGCTGGCCCTGCGGTCCCCGACCAGCCACACCAGGCCCGCGATGACCAGCGCCGGTCCCATCACCGCGACCATCATCCACGGCGCCCGCAGCACGTCCGTCGCGTGGAGCTGGACGCGCAGGACGCCGTCCGTCCGCGCCGACAGCCCGATCAGCACGGTCGCGACGACGAACAGCGCGATGCTCGTCCACTCGCGCCCGCTCATCTGCTCGCCCAGGAACAGCGCCGTGTAGACCAGCAGCAGCACCAGGCTCACCGCGAACACCGGCTGCACCTGCGTCATCGGCATCACCGTGAACGCGACGACCTCGTACCCCAGCCCGATGACCAGCACCAGCCCGCCGCCGAGCCACACCGGGCTGAGCAGCATCGACCGGGCCACCGTGAACGGCCGGCTCCCGCGCAGCGGCGGCATCTTCTCCGCCGCCGAACGGAAGATCACGAACGCCACGTAATAAGCGCTGGACGCGAGCAGTGCCAGGACGAAATTGCCCAGCGAGTCGCCCATCGGGGGGTTCCTCTCGGCGAGCGGACGGCGACCGTCCAGCCTGCCGCCCGCCCTCGCGCCCGGCTAGATCGCCGGATGACAACGCGCGGACGCCGAACCCGCTGTTTCAGTCGTACCGGCGCCCCGCGCGCGACGACAGACGTCCCGCCAATCCCTGCGGCACCATCCGCGACAGGGCGACGATCGCCTTGTACTGCGCGCCCGGCACGCTGATGTCCGCGCCGCGCCGCAGATCCCGCAGCGCGGTGTCGACGACCTTGTCCTGCGGCAACCACAGGAACTCGGGGATCCCCTGGACGTCCATTCCCGCGCGCTCGTGGAACTCCGTCCGCACGAATCCCGGGCAGAGCGCCATGACGCGCACGTTCGGCCGTCCCTTGGCGGCGATGTCGTGCGCTACGCCCCGGCTGAAACTCACCACCCACGCCTTGGACGCGCCATAGGTGCCGCGCGTCGCGAACGCCGCCACCGACGACACGTTCACCACCCCGCCCCGGCCGCGCTCCAGCATTCCCGGCAGCGCCGCGTGCGTCAGCCGCAGCACCGCCTCGCAGTGCACTTTCAGCATCGTCGTCTCGGCGTTCACGGGGACGTCCAGGAACGTCCCGTTGTTGCCGAACCCGGCATTGTTGACGAGCAGGTCCACGCCGTCGCGAACGCGCTTCTCGGCGGCCTCGATTCCCGTGTCCGTCGCCAGGTCCGCCACGACCGTCTCGGCGCGCACGCCGTACCGGTCGGACAGGTCCCGCGCGGACGCGTCCAGGCGCTCGCCGTTCCGCGCCAGCAGGACGAGGTCGAATCCGTCGGACGCGAGGCGCCGGGCGAACGCGGCGCCGATCCCGGCGGTCGCTCCGGTGATGAAGGCAGTCGGCATGGTCCGACCCTAAGCCGCGCGGCGCACGCGGAAGTGCCGGGGGTCGGGCCGCCGCGTCGCCCGCCGGTAGGCGAAGGTGAAGCCCGGCCAGTTGCTGACGACGGTGCCGTCCGCCGACTGGTACCAGCTCGCGCAGCCCGCTTCCCAGACCGACCCGCTCAGCCGCCGGCGCATCGCGCGGACGAACCTTTCCTGGACGCGCGGACGCACTTCGATCGACGCCAGACCGTGCCGCCGCATCGCTCGGACGCAGGCGCTCACATAGCGGAACTGCGATTCCAGCATGTAGATGATGCTGTTGTGGCCGAGATTGGTGTACGGGCCGTAGAGCAGGAAGAGGTTCGGGAAACCGGCCACGGTGATGCCGAGGTGGGCCTGTGCGCCGTTCCGCCATTCCGCGCCGAGTTCGCGTCCGTCCCGGCCCTCGATCCGCATCGGTGCGAGGAAGTCGGTGGCGGCGAACCCCGTCGCGTGGACGATGACGTCGGCGGGGCGTTCCGTCCCGTCCGCGGTGACGACGCCGTGCTCGGTGACGCGCGCGATCGGGTCGGTGACGAGGTCGACGTCCGGCCGTGTCAGCGCCGGGTAGTAGTCGTCGGAGATGAGGACGCGCTTGCACCCCATCGGATAGTCCGGGACGAGCCTTCGCCGCAGCTCCACGTCCGGGACCTGCTCCGCCAGCCGCCGCAAGAACCGGCGGCGCATGAACCCCATGAGCTTCGGGTTCACCACGAACCCCACTGCGCGGGACTCGTACTGCGCGTACGTCTTCGCCCGGCTCAGGGTGTGGACGCCTGGGAACGCACCCAGCACGGTGCGCTCCCAGAGCCGGTACGCGCGGTCGGGCTTGCCGATGACGTACGGGGGCGTCCGCTGGTACAGGTCGAGATGCGCGACCCGTCCGGCCAGCGACGGGACGATCTGCACCGCGCTCGCCCCCGTCCCGATCACCGCGACGCGCTTGCCCCGCAGATCGACGTCGTGGTCCCAGCGCGCCGAATGGAACGTCGCGCCCCGAAACTGCGCGCTCCCCTCGATCTCGGGGACGACGGGCCGGTTGAGCTGGCCGCACGCCGAGACCAGCACCCGCGCCGCGATCTCGCCGACGCTCGTGTCGACCCGCCAGACGGCCGCGTGCTCGTCGAACCGCGCGCCACGCACGTCCGCGCCGAACCGGATGTGCGGCAGGACGCCGTGCTCGCGCGCGCAGTCCTCCAGATAACCGAGGATCTCCCGCTGGGGAGGAAAACGCCGGGACCAGTCCGTCTTCGGCGCGAACGAGAACGAGTACAGGTGGGAGGGGACGTCGCACGCGGCACCCGGGTAGGTGTTGTCCCGCCACGTCCCGCCCAGCGTCTCCGCCCGCTCCAGGACGACCACGTCGTCCACCCCGGCGCGCTTCAGCGTGATCGCCATCCCGACGCCGCCGAACCCCGCGCCGATGATCACGACGTCATGCGGTGCACCCATGTCCGCGGCTCCCAGCTCCTGGACGACCCGACCGCCCGAGCGTAAGTGACCATTGGGTCACCAGGCGACCCTTGGGCCCGATGCGCCCACTTGCCGACCCTTCCTACCGTGCCGGACGCGGGCGGCGCGCCCCGCCTTGACATCGGACGCGCGACCGCGTAAGTTAATCGCTTGTCCCCCGATGGGGTGCGGGACGTCGCGTGCATCGCGATGACCGATCCCGAGGGACCTCCACGACAACCTTCTCCAGTGTCGGCTTGCGCCGTGTCTGGTGTGTTGTGGTGCGCCGGGAATTGC comes from Actinomadura rubteroloni and encodes:
- a CDS encoding SDR family NAD(P)-dependent oxidoreductase, which gives rise to MPTAFITGATAGIGAAFARRLASDGFDLVLLARNGERLDASARDLSDRYGVRAETVVADLATDTGIEAAEKRVRDGVDLLVNNAGFGNNGTFLDVPVNAETTMLKVHCEAVLRLTHAALPGMLERGRGGVVNVSSVAAFATRGTYGASKAWVVSFSRGVAHDIAAKGRPNVRVMALCPGFVRTEFHERAGMDVQGIPEFLWLPQDKVVDTALRDLRRGADISVPGAQYKAIVALSRMVPQGLAGRLSSRAGRRYD
- a CDS encoding flavin-containing monooxygenase, producing MGAPHDVVIIGAGFGGVGMAITLKRAGVDDVVVLERAETLGGTWRDNTYPGAACDVPSHLYSFSFAPKTDWSRRFPPQREILGYLEDCAREHGVLPHIRFGADVRGARFDEHAAVWRVDTSVGEIAARVLVSACGQLNRPVVPEIEGSAQFRGATFHSARWDHDVDLRGKRVAVIGTGASAVQIVPSLAGRVAHLDLYQRTPPYVIGKPDRAYRLWERTVLGAFPGVHTLSRAKTYAQYESRAVGFVVNPKLMGFMRRRFLRRLAEQVPDVELRRRLVPDYPMGCKRVLISDDYYPALTRPDVDLVTDPIARVTEHGVVTADGTERPADVIVHATGFAATDFLAPMRIEGRDGRELGAEWRNGAQAHLGITVAGFPNLFLLYGPYTNLGHNSIIYMLESQFRYVSACVRAMRRHGLASIEVRPRVQERFVRAMRRRLSGSVWEAGCASWYQSADGTVVSNWPGFTFAYRRATRRPDPRHFRVRRAA
- a CDS encoding serine protease, with product MDLLPRTLVALGVAAGVMGAAPAAAMVGGTPADASRYPWLAAVGSPLFLVRPGGQFCGGALVAPDRVLTAAHCAALFKFAPGLMTVTFGRSDLVSGGGERIAVKRIRVDARFREGDFRGETVEHHDLAELTLARRVARTPVPVGTAGGARTGRILGWGLRSEKDLFNTRLRAADVPLPGDAACRRAYGGDYDAADMLCAGSPAADTCQFDSGGPLLAGGRLVALTSWAYGCARPGYPGVYARVAPLR
- a CDS encoding class I SAM-dependent methyltransferase, producing the protein MTTRHSERYGDDVFSHAHADERERLEALCAVLDPVSFEALDALPRRSVRRCLELAAGTGSVARRLAERHPAAQVTATDLDLRFLDAAGHANLEYVRHDVTSDGFPDASFDLIHARYLLSHLPERGRVLADIAGWLAPGGQVVLEESALFPLWAARDETYRRVSMGVFTVLAERIGTDCEWPLDLPREAAECGLTDVKMRITCPTTAHDTPMGRFWRLTIRHLGPAITELPGIGPDDVPAVIDRLSRPGLIEPGMATVTVTATRPASPAR
- a CDS encoding NAD-dependent epimerase/dehydratase family protein encodes the protein MRVLVTGAGGHVGYAVARRLAADGHEVSGLVRDVRREVPPDVAPVAGDLLDPPGLAAALAGSSFDGVCHLAAATRVRDSFEEPLGFFAVNATGTANLLAALPGGGRPPRVVFASTAAVYGPCGTEPVGEDRVPDPRSPYGASKLAAEHLLRFHARTGAIGVTVLRTFNVAGSVDGRPDPDRTRLVPAALEVAASRAERLAVHGDGSAVRAYVHVDDLAAAYAAALSATVPGADRVYNVSGDEAVSVAAVVAEVTAVTGRPVPVEHRPARPEPSRLVGDASLIRRDLGWRPRRSGLTSIVTDAWNAVVAGRG
- a CDS encoding DMT family transporter, whose protein sequence is MGDSLGNFVLALLASSAYYVAFVIFRSAAEKMPPLRGSRPFTVARSMLLSPVWLGGGLVLVIGLGYEVVAFTVMPMTQVQPVFAVSLVLLLVYTALFLGEQMSGREWTSIALFVVATVLIGLSARTDGVLRVQLHATDVLRAPWMMVAVMGPALVIAGLVWLVGDRRASGRHARRLAGVAYGIGSGACAGLAEAGIRGMAILYHDTQSVAAVARSPYPYLTVVFAVIALVQLQVAVQRCRLSVVASVLTVIGRTYLLVSSMILFQERWPGDPVPFALRGGGLVLALVALLLFPRYENAPDGENAGAGAGRRSVA
- a CDS encoding GroES family chaperonin, with protein sequence MSAAKFEIQMLHDRVMIRSEKDAGERRSSGGIVIPATVEQSNRLQWGEVCGVGHHVRTVKVGDRVLYHPDDQFEVDVQGESYLVMRERDLHAVANERPEHGTGLYL